Proteins found in one Chlamydia sp. 04-14 genomic segment:
- a CDS encoding EscV/YscV/HrcV family type III secretion system export apparatus protein, with product MALIPLGILLSFLMPLPQGILDAGLCINFILSLTVVFWVFSLKSSHEAKIFPSLFLYLCLFRLGLNLASTRLILSSGWASPMIFSLGNFFSLGSLGAGTVACCLFFLVNFLVIAKGSERVAEVRARFILEALPGKQMSLDADLLSGRASSIDIEKQKQDLFDQSDFFSSMEGVFRFVKGDAIVSCILLIVNSIAASYFSYSLDGVADNLWLTVVGDALVSQVPALLTSCAAATLISKVGQKESLLEHMMDYYEQARTHFKTIAVLISSLLFVSGTPKGPIIASVVALFIAHKQKNNIQGLELVSEEFQQIHLLLPIGYRGTDPIEIYRQACEIIFNETGVLLPNEIRVIHTEKKASLSYGGQHFSIKEISLIHLLPILRNLAPDAIHGNHIKVLIRDTQNVFGISIDEIIPKKISENSLLFLIKNLVKERISLRLFPKILEAIALYASHDESLEMLSEKIRKYLGKHIGRALWDKENTLEIITVDSHVERMIGDLYSKSNPLMCDKLVHQVQNLLEQSGDGGFRAIITGCESRFELRKMIEPHFPDLLVLSHNELPEEIPISLLGSVSDEVLTL from the coding sequence ATGGCTCTCATTCCTTTGGGTATCCTTCTTTCTTTCTTAATGCCTTTACCTCAAGGGATTCTAGATGCCGGTCTGTGTATCAATTTCATCCTGTCTTTGACTGTTGTCTTTTGGGTATTTTCTTTAAAATCTAGTCATGAAGCTAAGATTTTTCCCTCATTATTTCTATATCTTTGCTTATTTCGTCTGGGACTAAATCTTGCTTCAACCCGATTGATTTTATCCTCAGGTTGGGCGTCCCCTATGATTTTTTCATTAGGAAATTTCTTTTCTCTAGGAAGTTTGGGAGCAGGGACTGTTGCCTGCTGTCTATTCTTTCTAGTTAATTTCCTTGTAATTGCTAAGGGATCAGAAAGAGTTGCTGAAGTTCGTGCCCGATTTATTTTAGAAGCGCTTCCTGGGAAGCAGATGTCATTGGATGCCGATCTGTTGTCTGGCAGGGCTTCTAGTATTGATATCGAAAAGCAAAAACAAGATCTTTTTGATCAGAGTGATTTCTTTTCCTCTATGGAAGGTGTATTTCGTTTTGTAAAAGGAGATGCAATTGTTAGTTGTATTTTGCTTATTGTTAATTCTATAGCTGCTTCTTACTTTTCATATTCTTTAGATGGTGTTGCGGATAATTTATGGCTGACAGTGGTGGGAGACGCTCTGGTAAGTCAAGTGCCGGCCTTATTGACATCATGTGCCGCAGCTACATTGATATCTAAGGTGGGGCAAAAAGAATCCTTGCTTGAGCATATGATGGATTATTATGAGCAAGCTAGGACTCATTTTAAAACAATTGCTGTTTTGATTTCTTCATTGTTATTTGTTTCAGGAACTCCCAAGGGACCTATAATTGCCAGTGTTGTAGCATTATTCATTGCGCATAAACAAAAAAATAATATTCAAGGACTTGAACTTGTATCCGAAGAGTTTCAACAAATACACCTGTTGCTTCCAATAGGTTATAGAGGAACAGATCCTATAGAAATATATAGGCAAGCTTGTGAAATTATCTTCAATGAAACAGGTGTTTTATTGCCTAACGAAATACGGGTTATTCATACTGAGAAAAAAGCTTCTTTAAGTTATGGTGGCCAACATTTCTCTATCAAAGAAATCTCTTTGATTCATCTTTTGCCAATATTAAGAAATTTAGCTCCAGACGCTATTCACGGAAACCATATTAAAGTTTTGATAAGAGATACACAAAACGTTTTTGGAATTTCCATCGATGAGATTATTCCGAAAAAAATTTCTGAGAACTCTCTTCTTTTCTTAATAAAGAATCTGGTTAAAGAGCGTATATCCTTAAGATTGTTCCCTAAGATATTGGAAGCAATAGCGTTATACGCATCTCATGACGAAAGTCTAGAAATGCTTTCTGAGAAGATTAGAAAATACTTGGGGAAACATATAGGAAGAGCTCTTTGGGATAAGGAAAATACATTAGAAATTATCACCGTAGATTCACATGTAGAACGAATGATAGGTGACTTATACTCAAAATCTAATCCTCTAATGTGTGATAAACTTGTTCACCAAGTGCAGAATCTCCTCGAACAATCAGGGGATGGAGGATTTCGAGCTATTATTACCGGATGCGAATCGCGTTTTGAATTAAGGAAAATGATCGAACCTCACTTCCCAGATCTTCTTGTTTTATCACACAATGAACTTCCCGAAGAAATCCCTATTTCCCTACTAGGATCTGTTTCAGATGAGGTTTTGACGCTTTAA